Proteins found in one Blastocatellia bacterium genomic segment:
- a CDS encoding cupin domain-containing protein, which translates to MGFYDWDKMRPEEISEMYKRKVALGENLVVARVEVKGGAVTQTHHHEHEEVVIVLKGAWLFHLPTGDVTLRENQMLAISPGVEHSSEALEDTVALDICTPRRVDWITGEDRFLHQDPDQYLWAV; encoded by the coding sequence TGCGACCGGAAGAGATTTCCGAGATGTATAAGCGCAAAGTGGCGCTCGGCGAAAACCTGGTCGTCGCGCGCGTCGAAGTCAAGGGCGGCGCGGTGACGCAGACGCACCACCACGAGCACGAAGAAGTCGTCATCGTGCTCAAAGGCGCATGGCTGTTCCACCTGCCGACCGGCGATGTGACGCTGCGCGAAAACCAGATGCTCGCCATTTCTCCAGGGGTCGAGCATTCGTCGGAGGCGTTAGAAGACACCGTCGCCTTAGACATCTGCACGCCGCGGCGTGTGGACTGGATCACCGGCGAAGACCGCTTCCTGCACCAGGACCCCGATCAGTACTTGTGGGCTGTGTGA